In Ptychodera flava strain L36383 chromosome 17, AS_Pfla_20210202, whole genome shotgun sequence, one genomic interval encodes:
- the LOC139116484 gene encoding 3-(3-hydroxy-phenyl)propionate/3-hydroxycinnamic acid hydroxylase-like encodes MPPFAGQGLCNGIRDAANLAWKISLAIKGNLKKSNELLEPAQNGNLSRRLKGPSDDKPLCDRGQLLKSFERERFEDVEEMTQRSIYIGWLMMIRNPFILLLRNLLLLFCHVIGLGRRIIEKPTLQFREGIFDASCSSSGTLFIRPQVHVTHLQKTVPLDKVLGSGFALICYNVTPLISTVVQSTILKPLNFTVIEVSVKKSLSPQNCEDTCTRDENTHRSSRHTCLCVSDVNGELRKWFRRNGCNVAIIRPDRFVYSCGCEVNLAQMLEDLRRLLSGQRPLRTNQMTPIKWHLLKTLTGVILLTYILYFFLIS; translated from the exons ATGCCGCCATTTGCAGGTCAAG GCCTTTGTAATGGGATTCGGGATGCTGCCAATCTTGCGTGGAAGATTTCCCTGGCCATCAAGGGGAATCTGAAGAAATCGAACGAACTTCTCGAGCCTGCGCAGAACGGCAACCTGTCGAGGAGACTGAAAGGACCGAGCGACGACAAGCCACTCTGTGATAGAGGTCAACTTCTGAAGTCGTTTGAACGAGAGCGGTTTGAAGATGTTGAGGAAATGACACAGCGATCAATCT ATATCGGTTGGCTGATGATGATCAGAAATCCATTTATTTTGCTTTTGAGGAATCTCTTGCTTTTGTTTTGTCACGTGATCGGGCTCGGTCGAAGAATAATCGAAAAACCGACACTGCAATTCAGGGAGGGCATCTTCGATGCGTCATGCTCAAG CTCTGGAACACTATTCATTAGACCTCAGGTCCATGTAACACATTTACAGAAGACAGTACCGCTAGATAAG GTACTCGGAAGTGGGTTCGCCTTAATTTGTTACAACGTCACCCCTCTCATTTCAACAGTCGTGCAATCAACCATTCTTAAGCCGTTAAACTTTACTGTGATCGAAGTGTCAGTGAAGAAATCGTTATCACCGCAGAACTGTGAGGACACGTGTACGAGAGACGAAA ACACCCATCGTAGTTCCCGTCACACGTGTCTCTGTGTATCTGATGTAAATGGTGAGCTCCGAAAGTGGTTCAGGAGAAACGGGTGTAACGTCGCAATCATCAGACCCGACAG GTTCGTCTACAGCTGCGGCTGCGAAGTTAATCTGGCGCAGATGCTTGAAGATTTGCGACGATTATTGAGTGGACAGCGCCCTCTACGGACTAATCAGATGACACCGATTAAATGGCATTTACTGAAGACACTGACAGGGGTCATCTTATTGacatacattttgtatttttttctgatttcatAG
- the LOC139115752 gene encoding LOW QUALITY PROTEIN: sorting nexin-17-like (The sequence of the model RefSeq protein was modified relative to this genomic sequence to represent the inferred CDS: inserted 1 base in 1 codon) yields MHFSIPDTQELKGEGNAAFTAYNIHVNGVFHCAVRYSQLYDFYEKLKKEYGNAVTANFPPKKILSLTPVQVEERREKLEKFIQIISQDATIASGPLFNGFFLSAQQETQKQEAEDVELDVYLLNGHKITVQIMSTDQTDDVLEAVASNIDLADDYVYYFALFLIKKDPDGTFSIVRKMQDFESPYISLKTAXSKHKIVLRKSFWDPSFDDDLLDDRVAMNLLYVQAVSDIERGWTLATKEQLERLEALQGKGSKKDYLRLSRTLKYYGFIQFKPCATDYPVKNTKVIVGAGNRELNFRVRGDDGQLKEGNFKVTRMRCWRITTSINEENGEGGSGDRTTELELSFEYLVAKDKLQWIAIQSDQAILISICLQGMVDELIMKKQGGRMKRPQDRIRTTRRDFKRRDGHVKSPSNNSISTLESPSDESASAAQKAKESVKKISDKLQSVKPFGTSGHQTSSHNQVHIHSDKFQSVSFKPVRSKTPSAVVENDVFEDIGDDDL; encoded by the exons gCATACAACATTCATGTGAATGGAGTCTTTCACTGTGCCGTACGCTACAGTCAGCTGTATGATTTTTACGAAAAACTCAAGAAAGAATACGGCAACGCCGTCACGGCAAACTTTCCTCCGAAAAAGATCCTGTCCCTCACGCCGGTACAAGTGGAAGAGAGACGGGAAAAGCTTGAAAAGTTCATACAAATAA TAAGTCAAGATGCCACGATAGCTAGTGGTCCCCTTTTCAACGGGTTCTTTCTCAGCGCCCAACAAGAGACACAGAAGCAAGAAGCAGAAGATGTTGAACTTGACGTTTATCTTTTAAACGGTCACAAGATCACGGTGCAAATTATGTCAACGGATCAAACGGATGATGTCCTTGAA GCTGTTGCATCCAATATTGATCTTGCCGATGACTATGTCTACTACTTTGCCTTATTTCTGATCAAAAAAGATCCAGACGGCACCTTTTCAA TTGTCCGTAAAATGCAAGATTTTGAATCACCTTACATATCGTTGAAAACAG GGAGCAAGCATAAAATAGTTCTAAGAAAAAG TTTTTGGGATCCATCCTTTGACGATGACCTTTTAGATGACAGAGTTGCGATGAATTTACTTTATGTCCAG GCGGTCAGTGACATAGAACGGGGCTGGACCCTAGCAACCAAAGAGCAGTTAGAGAGACTTGAAGCACTGCAAGGCAAAGGCTCCAAGAAAGAT TATTTACGGTTATCAAGGACCCTCAAGTATTACGGCTTCATCCAGTTTAAACCATGTGCCACAGACTACCCTGTCAAAAATACCAAAGTCATCGTTGGTGCTGGCAACAGGGAGCTAAACTTCAGGGTGCGTGGAGATGATGGCCAACTCAAAGAAGGGAACTTTAAAGTTACAAGAATGAGATGCTGGAGAATAACAACCTCC ATTAATGAAGAGAATGGAGAGGGCGGATCTGGTGACAGGACCACCGAACTTGAACTTTCCTTTGAATATCTGGTAGCCAAGGACAAACTGCAATGGATTGCCATCCAGAGTGACCAAGCAATCTTGATCAGCATCTGTCTTCAAGGAATGGTTGATGAACTCATCATGAAGAAACAGGGAGGCAGAATGAAAAGG CCACAAGACAGGATTCGCACAACGAGACGGGATTTCAAGCGGCGAGATGGACATGTCAAATCACCATCAAATAACTCAATTTCAACTCTAGAG TCACCGTCAGATGAGAGTGCCAGTGCTGCACAGAAAGCCAAGGAATCTGTGAAGAAGATATCAG ACAAACTTCAGTCTGTGAAGCCATTCGGAACATCAGGCCATCAGACATCCTCACACAACCAAGTGCATATCCATTCT GATAAATTTCAGTCTGTCAGTTTCAAACCAGTCCGTTCGAAGACTCCCTCAGCAGTGGTGGAAAACGACGTCTTTGAAGATATCGGCGACGATGACCTGTGA